A genomic stretch from Phreatobacter oligotrophus includes:
- a CDS encoding Bug family tripartite tricarboxylate transporter substrate binding protein: MKPAALIACLLSGLISPALADAASQFPQRAITLVVPYAAGGTNDTLSRIIGEHLAKTLGRAVLIENDAGAAGTLAARRLARAVPDGHTLIMGNMGTHAVAVSQYRSLGYRPLTDFTPIGLVASVPAVVVARRDFPGTTLVDLQAALRAKPEGLAEAHIGVGSPTHTFCTLLHDLMGTRAVRVAYRGGSQAMSDLVGGHADFSCISLSGAISQINSGSLKALAVATRERVGIIPAVPTAAESGLPGFEVSTWNGLFAPRDLPPAIRDKLAVAIDHALADPGVQARLIELGFFLPKPAERGGEVLGELVAQEIPRWAAVLKTAGIAPE, translated from the coding sequence GTGAAGCCCGCAGCCCTGATCGCTTGTCTCTTGAGCGGCCTCATCAGCCCTGCCCTCGCAGATGCCGCATCTCAATTTCCACAGCGCGCTATCACACTCGTGGTGCCCTATGCGGCCGGGGGGACCAACGACACGCTTTCCCGGATCATTGGCGAGCATCTCGCGAAGACGCTCGGCCGAGCCGTGCTCATCGAGAACGATGCTGGCGCAGCAGGTACCCTCGCAGCTAGGCGCTTGGCGCGCGCGGTACCGGACGGACATACGCTGATCATGGGCAACATGGGCACGCACGCGGTCGCCGTTTCACAGTATAGAAGCCTCGGCTATCGGCCGTTGACCGACTTCACGCCCATAGGCCTCGTCGCCTCCGTTCCGGCTGTGGTCGTCGCCCGCCGTGATTTCCCCGGGACTACGTTGGTAGACCTGCAAGCCGCTTTGCGCGCCAAGCCCGAGGGCTTGGCGGAGGCTCATATCGGCGTCGGCTCACCCACCCATACCTTCTGCACGCTGTTGCACGACCTCATGGGCACGCGCGCGGTGCGGGTTGCCTATCGCGGCGGATCGCAGGCTATGAGCGACCTTGTCGGCGGCCATGCGGATTTCAGCTGCATCTCGCTAAGCGGTGCGATTTCTCAGATCAATTCCGGAAGCCTGAAGGCTCTTGCCGTCGCCACGCGCGAGCGTGTCGGGATCATCCCCGCCGTGCCAACTGCTGCCGAAAGCGGCCTGCCAGGATTCGAGGTTTCAACCTGGAACGGGCTATTTGCGCCACGGGACCTGCCGCCGGCCATCCGCGACAAGCTCGCGGTTGCCATCGACCACGCGTTGGCGGACCCAGGGGTTCAGGCTCGACTGATCGAGCTTGGCTTCTTCCTGCCTAAGCCGGCAGAACGTGGTGGCGAGGTCCTAGGCGAGCTGGTTGCGCAGGAAATCCCACGTTGGGCCGCGGTCCTAAAGACGGCTGGGATAGCGCCCGAATAG
- a CDS encoding LysR substrate-binding domain-containing protein: MRLLQETERISETTRQTARGERGRLAIGVTATSALHATLQEQVGRFHARYPDVALTLQEGQSAQLVDALRSGKVDAAFLWTPPADGLRSYDMMREPLVVAVPQAVAQRLGTEPIRISALTDMTFIVYSRRDGFGLFAATIAACHRAGFSPRFGVEAPRLSAAVAMVGLGLGVVLLPQTLRMIAHPGVVYLPFCPQERLATELRLVMPLQLDGEAAAKFRAFVENNRVSGENR; this comes from the coding sequence TTGCGGCTCCTCCAGGAGACGGAGCGGATTTCCGAAACAACCCGCCAGACTGCACGGGGAGAGCGCGGCCGGCTCGCGATCGGCGTCACTGCGACCAGCGCCCTGCACGCGACGCTTCAAGAACAGGTGGGGCGGTTTCATGCACGCTACCCGGATGTGGCGCTCACCCTGCAGGAGGGCCAGAGCGCACAGCTCGTGGACGCTCTGCGGAGTGGAAAAGTCGATGCGGCTTTCCTATGGACGCCCCCGGCCGACGGCCTCAGGAGCTACGACATGATGCGGGAGCCGCTCGTGGTGGCGGTTCCGCAAGCCGTTGCACAACGCCTCGGCACTGAACCGATCCGTATCTCTGCCCTCACCGATATGACCTTCATCGTCTACAGCCGACGCGACGGTTTCGGGCTCTTCGCGGCCACAATCGCCGCCTGCCACCGTGCTGGCTTTTCGCCGCGCTTCGGTGTCGAGGCTCCGCGGCTCAGCGCCGCCGTCGCCATGGTAGGCCTTGGGCTTGGTGTGGTCCTGCTACCGCAGACGCTCCGCATGATCGCCCATCCCGGTGTTGTATATTTGCCCTTCTGCCCGCAGGAGCGCCTCGCGACGGAATTGCGTCTGGTTATGCCTCTCCAGCTTGATGGCGAAGCAGCTGCAAAGTTTCGGGCGTTTGTTGAGAATAATCGTGTTTCCGGGGAAAACAGGTAA
- a CDS encoding cytochrome b → MNPTQPFSASHVWPHRFDGFSIIIHWAFAGAIAGTYLLGLLRELGPRGLKREWLLVTHSPLGNCLIALALLRIVWRMSGATHRAENTTITVARPVQFVLHGAMFGVPITGLRHVRAKGGTVSFLDLLESPPLLSPNRSIGIPLKGVHEVTADAPGGHMVLHAGAALLHNFILRVVCLRASCDGQKA, encoded by the coding sequence ATGAACCCTACCCAACCGTTCTCAGCCAGCCACGTTTGGCCGCACCGCTTCGACGGGTTCTCCATAATCATTCATTGGGCTTTCGCTGGCGCAATTGCCGGCACCTACTTGCTTGGTCTGCTGAGGGAGCTTGGGCCTCGTGGGCTCAAACGTGAGTGGCTCCTGGTGACCCATTCGCCTCTTGGAAACTGCCTGATCGCTTTAGCGCTATTGCGGATAGTATGGCGGATGAGTGGCGCCACTCATAGGGCGGAGAACACGACGATCACAGTCGCGCGGCCCGTTCAATTTGTGCTCCACGGAGCCATGTTCGGCGTTCCGATCACCGGTCTGAGACATGTGCGCGCGAAGGGCGGCACGGTATCGTTCTTGGACCTCCTGGAATCGCCCCCACTGCTTTCTCCGAACAGGTCGATCGGCATTCCGCTCAAGGGGGTTCACGAAGTGACGGCAGACGCACCTGGTGGCCATATGGTGCTTCATGCCGGAGCGGCGCTCTTGCATAACTTCATCCTTCGGGTGGTGTGCTTGCGAGCAAGCTGCGATGGTCAAAAAGCCTGA
- a CDS encoding VIT1/CCC1 transporter family protein: MLSHSERHLVERIGWLRAAVLGANDGIISTASLMVGVASASASSEEVIVAGVAGLVAGAMSMAAGEYVSVSSQSDTEKADLEREQRELDVQPELELNELAKIYEARGVEPALARTVAVQLMAKDALGAHARDELGITDTATARPVQAALTSAATFSVGAVLPLLVALVAPTQWASSAIPAGSLLFLGLLGVASAKAGGADLLKPTARVVFWGALAMATTGIVGALIGRAV; encoded by the coding sequence ATGTTGAGCCATTCAGAGCGTCATCTGGTGGAGCGCATAGGTTGGCTGCGCGCCGCCGTACTTGGAGCCAACGACGGGATCATCTCAACAGCAAGCCTGATGGTCGGAGTGGCAAGCGCATCGGCTTCATCGGAAGAGGTTATTGTGGCGGGTGTTGCTGGCCTGGTAGCCGGCGCTATGTCGATGGCTGCCGGTGAATACGTTTCCGTCAGCTCCCAGTCCGACACCGAGAAGGCCGATCTAGAACGCGAGCAGCGGGAGCTGGACGTTCAGCCGGAACTCGAGCTGAACGAACTCGCGAAGATTTACGAGGCCCGCGGCGTGGAACCGGCGCTGGCACGAACTGTGGCCGTACAGCTTATGGCTAAGGATGCGCTGGGCGCGCACGCTCGCGATGAACTCGGGATCACAGATACCGCAACGGCGCGACCTGTCCAGGCGGCGCTCACTTCTGCAGCAACCTTCTCGGTGGGCGCTGTTTTGCCTCTGCTGGTCGCTCTTGTCGCTCCAACACAATGGGCCTCGAGCGCCATCCCCGCTGGCTCGCTTCTATTCCTCGGGCTGCTAGGTGTAGCAAGCGCAAAGGCAGGCGGAGCAGACTTGCTAAAGCCGACAGCGCGCGTCGTGTTCTGGGGCGCATTGGCGATGGCGACAACAGGTATCGTTGGTGCCCTTATCGGGCGCGCTGTGTGA
- a CDS encoding helix-turn-helix transcriptional regulator, with amino-acid sequence MSENRNSAQISAPMHNIIRLLRGIFDSQQANYIGAMCMVTCVAFFTIDIALDIIRISQGEFIFTSYDTTHFTLEIIAVLCLVYAFLNVVRRLQQARRQIDASRSKLESIRQDFREIFEGKCKAWSLTAAERDVAILLLKGLPLAEIAEARKTAIGTVKAQSSTIFRKASVRSRPELMSVILDDFLESSDR; translated from the coding sequence ATGAGCGAAAACCGTAACAGCGCCCAGATATCCGCTCCCATGCACAATATCATAAGACTATTACGGGGAATATTCGATTCTCAACAGGCTAATTACATTGGCGCTATGTGCATGGTTACGTGCGTCGCGTTTTTTACAATCGACATTGCGCTCGATATAATTAGGATATCGCAGGGTGAATTCATATTCACGAGTTATGATACGACGCATTTTACGCTTGAAATCATTGCCGTTCTATGTCTCGTCTATGCATTTCTGAACGTCGTTAGGCGACTGCAGCAGGCACGTCGACAGATTGACGCCAGCAGGTCCAAGCTTGAGTCCATTCGACAGGACTTCCGAGAGATTTTCGAGGGCAAGTGCAAAGCCTGGTCGTTGACTGCGGCTGAACGAGATGTGGCAATTCTGCTTCTCAAGGGCCTGCCGCTTGCAGAAATCGCAGAGGCGAGGAAAACGGCCATTGGCACGGTGAAAGCGCAATCGTCGACGATTTTTCGAAAGGCCTCGGTCCGGTCGCGGCCGGAGCTCATGAGCGTCATCCTCGATGATTTCCTGGAATCTTCTGACCGCTAG
- a CDS encoding IS5 family transposase — protein MSELVLLNERQIARITPFFPLTHGVPRVDDRRVVSGIVYVIKHGLQWKDAPKGYGPNKTLYNRFIRWSRMGGVRQHLRGAGWRRAEARADHDRRDAPQSAPDGGEPAQKGALSRCIGRTKGGLNSKLHAICDQMGHPLVMLLTEDLTSDHRSAKLMLAALPPAEALLGDRGYDSGWFRAALAEKGIGACIPSSRSRKVAIPHDKALYRQRHRIDNMFGRLKDWRRLATRYDRCAHAFLSAICIAAAVAFWL, from the coding sequence GTGAGCGAACTAGTCCTGCTGAACGAGCGCCAAATAGCTCGGATCACTCCGTTTTTTCCTCTGACCCACGGCGTGCCCCGGGTCGATGACCGACGTGTGGTCAGCGGGATCGTGTACGTGATCAAGCACGGCTTGCAGTGGAAGGACGCGCCGAAAGGCTACGGCCCGAACAAGACGCTCTACAACCGCTTCATCCGCTGGAGCCGCATGGGGGGTGTTCGACAGCATCTTCGCGGGGCTGGCTGGAGAAGGGCCGAAGCCCGAGCGGATCATGATCGACGCGACGCACCTCAAAGCGCACCGGACGGCGGCGAGCCTGCTCAAAAAGGGGCTCTTTCCCGCTGTATCGGCCGGACCAAGGGAGGGCTGAACTCCAAGCTCCACGCCATATGCGACCAGATGGGGCACCCACTTGTGATGCTGCTCACCGAGGACCTGACGAGCGACCACCGGAGCGCGAAGCTCATGTTGGCCGCGCTTCCGCCAGCCGAGGCGCTCCTCGGCGACAGGGGATATGATTCCGGCTGGTTCCGCGCCGCGCTCGCGGAAAAGGGCATCGGCGCCTGCATTCCATCGTCCAGAAGCCGAAAGGTCGCGATCCCGCACGACAAGGCGCTCTACAGACAGCGCCACAGGATCGACAACATGTTCGGCAGGCTCAAGGACTGGCGGCGCCTCGCCACCCGCTACGATCGATGCGCCCACGCCTTCTTGTCGGCCATCTGCATCGCGGCTGCCGTCGCATTCTGGCTCTGA